One stretch of Priestia megaterium DNA includes these proteins:
- a CDS encoding class I SAM-dependent methyltransferase, whose product MLGLASGGGQQCPVFAAQNAEVTVFDYSDKQLELEKMVSTREGYSIDLVKGDMSKTFPFEDETFDMIFNPVSNCYIQDVEHVWQECFRVLKKGGVLLSGFANPALYLFGEDEKALQVVHKLPYDGTESMVENDEELIKNGGVQFSHSLETQIGGQLKAGFTLQDLYEDHHHKGKITEYMPCYLATKSIK is encoded by the coding sequence ATATTAGGACTTGCTAGCGGAGGAGGACAGCAATGCCCAGTATTTGCAGCACAGAATGCAGAAGTTACAGTGTTTGACTACTCTGATAAACAATTAGAATTAGAAAAAATGGTGTCCACTAGAGAAGGCTATAGTATTGATTTAGTTAAAGGAGATATGAGTAAGACATTTCCATTTGAAGATGAGACATTCGATATGATTTTTAATCCTGTATCAAACTGCTATATTCAAGATGTTGAACACGTTTGGCAAGAATGCTTTAGAGTTCTTAAAAAAGGTGGCGTTCTGCTATCTGGCTTTGCAAACCCTGCTCTTTATTTATTTGGAGAAGATGAGAAAGCATTACAAGTGGTTCATAAATTACCTTATGACGGAACTGAAAGTATGGTAGAAAATGATGAAGAACTTATAAAGAATGGCGGTGTACAGTTTAGTCATTCTTTAGAAACTCAAATTGGGGGACAGCTAAAAGCTGGATTCACCTTACAAGATCTTTATGAAGATCATCACCACAAGGGGAAAATCACTGAATATATGCCTTGCTATTTGGCAACTAAATCTATTAAATAA
- a CDS encoding MerR family transcriptional regulator — MAYSIGEFAKILGVTASSLRYYERQGLLTPKRDENNLRRYTDDDIEWVKFLLHLKDSGMLITELKQYTKWHAIGDKTIQERLDLLENRKHLVQQEIQTLQQSLDILNRKIEFYNDRLRGELYDFVLYPNEESNS; from the coding sequence ATGGCTTATTCAATTGGAGAATTTGCAAAAATTCTTGGTGTAACAGCAAGTTCGCTAAGATATTATGAAAGACAAGGGTTACTTACACCTAAACGAGATGAGAATAATTTACGAAGATATACGGATGATGATATTGAATGGGTGAAATTTCTTCTCCATTTAAAAGATTCAGGTATGTTAATAACAGAGTTGAAACAATATACTAAATGGCATGCAATAGGTGATAAAACAATCCAAGAGAGACTAGATCTGCTTGAAAATCGCAAACACCTTGTACAGCAAGAGATACAAACTTTACAACAGAGCCTAGATATTTTAAATCGTAAAATTGAATTTTATAACGATCGGTTAAGAGGCGAATTATATGATTTTGTTCTTTATCCAAATGAAGAATCAAACTCCTAA
- a CDS encoding carboxymuconolactone decarboxylase family protein, giving the protein MPEKQTAGRELLGDFAPKFGQLNDDVLFGEVWAREKELSPRDRSMITVSALIAGGNFEQLTPHLQKAKKNGVTKDEIVEVITHLSFYAGWPKAWSAFNIAKQIYND; this is encoded by the coding sequence ATGCCGGAAAAACAAACCGCAGGACGAGAACTATTAGGGGATTTTGCTCCAAAGTTTGGTCAGCTTAATGATGATGTGTTATTCGGAGAAGTATGGGCGCGAGAGAAAGAGTTATCTCCACGTGATCGAAGTATGATTACAGTTTCTGCCCTAATTGCGGGTGGAAACTTTGAGCAATTAACGCCGCATCTTCAAAAAGCAAAGAAAAACGGAGTAACCAAAGATGAAATTGTAGAAGTGATTACTCATCTTTCATTTTATGCAGGATGGCCCAAAGCATGGTCTGCTTTTAATATTGCTAAACAAATTTATAACGATTAA
- a CDS encoding cupin domain-containing protein, translating into MKHEELSNSTIFPLGQKVKANFIGDAYLRMVFTDEKPLNTSIGNVTFAPGARNNWHSHKVGQVLLVTGGEGWYQEEGKAAQLIKKGDVVNIPPNVKHWHGATKDSWFVHLAMTPGETEWLEPVDDEWFNML; encoded by the coding sequence ATGAAGCATGAAGAATTAAGTAATAGCACAATCTTTCCATTAGGACAAAAAGTGAAAGCCAACTTTATTGGAGACGCCTATTTAAGAATGGTATTTACAGACGAAAAGCCGCTTAACACATCTATTGGAAATGTAACTTTTGCTCCAGGAGCTCGTAATAACTGGCACTCTCACAAAGTCGGACAAGTATTATTAGTAACAGGTGGGGAAGGCTGGTATCAGGAAGAAGGTAAAGCAGCACAATTAATTAAAAAAGGTGATGTCGTGAACATCCCACCAAATGTGAAACATTGGCATGGCGCCACAAAGGATAGCTGGTTTGTGCACTTAGCAATGACACCAGGAGAAACAGAATGGCTAGAACCTGTCGATGATGAATGGTTTAATATGTTATAA
- a CDS encoding SDR family oxidoreductase, whose amino-acid sequence MSDEKQVALVTGGNRGIGYELVKQLASSGFKVILTSRSSETGNKVTGELRELNVDVSFVLMDVDDPKSIEQAATKVYEQYGRIDVLINNAGVYLDENKHLLDMDPSVIEKTMKTNFFGPLYVMRSFIPLMEKRGYGRIINISSEYGEMRALSSQGVGAYKLSKFSLNGLTQLIAAEVKGDIKINAADPGWVSTDMGGPSAPRTPEETAKSILWLATIGSEGPNGKFFRDKKQIDW is encoded by the coding sequence ATGTCGGATGAAAAACAAGTTGCGCTTGTTACAGGAGGCAATCGAGGAATTGGATATGAGTTGGTCAAACAATTAGCTTCGAGTGGATTTAAAGTTATTTTGACTAGCCGAAGTTCAGAAACGGGCAATAAAGTTACGGGAGAACTTAGAGAATTAAATGTGGATGTTTCATTCGTCTTAATGGATGTAGATGACCCAAAAAGTATCGAGCAAGCAGCTACTAAAGTGTATGAGCAATACGGAAGAATAGACGTATTAATTAATAATGCTGGCGTGTATCTGGATGAAAATAAACACTTGTTAGATATGGATCCCTCTGTCATAGAGAAAACAATGAAAACCAATTTTTTTGGTCCACTCTATGTTATGCGCTCTTTTATCCCGCTCATGGAAAAGAGAGGGTATGGAAGAATCATCAATATATCTTCAGAATATGGAGAAATGAGAGCGTTGTCCAGTCAAGGAGTGGGCGCTTATAAATTATCTAAGTTTTCCTTAAATGGATTGACCCAATTGATAGCTGCAGAAGTAAAAGGAGATATTAAAATAAATGCTGCTGATCCGGGGTGGGTCAGCACGGATATGGGAGGCCCCTCTGCTCCAAGAACGCCTGAAGAAACGGCTAAATCTATTTTATGGCTAGCAACAATTGGCTCTGAAGGACCCAACGGAAAGTTTTTCAGAGATAAGAAACAAATCGATTGGTAA
- a CDS encoding MFS transporter, with translation MIKRNKLLILILTVGVFGIINTEMGVIGILPAIAEHFDISVSKAGWLVSAFALTVALCGPTMPLLFSKINRKTVMLLVLGIFLVGNIVSLFATNFTVALIARVIPAIFHPIYFSAAFTIAANTVKKEESPKAVAKVLMGVSAGMVLGVPIASFLASSVSLQTAMLFFAIVNALTFMATLLHFPSMPVKESLSYGAQVSVLRKKITWLSIGTVVLINSAIFGVYSYLAEYLKTVTELSPTIISLILVVFGLSNIIGNIVAGKLLTKDVIKPVVSYPFLLGIVYIILFLTGQFTVPMVIITLVWGIFAGIGNNINQYWITSAAPEAPDFANGLFVTSANIGTTVGTAVGGVFISQLGTQYVILVGILSLILSLITIFLRVYRFAPVQKLSK, from the coding sequence TTGATTAAACGAAATAAATTGCTTATCTTAATATTGACCGTAGGAGTTTTTGGAATCATTAATACCGAGATGGGAGTAATCGGAATACTACCTGCCATTGCTGAACACTTTGATATCAGTGTTTCCAAGGCTGGCTGGCTAGTGAGTGCCTTTGCACTTACTGTTGCACTGTGCGGGCCAACGATGCCGCTATTATTTTCAAAAATAAATCGAAAGACGGTTATGCTACTTGTACTCGGTATTTTTCTCGTAGGTAACATTGTTTCTTTATTTGCAACAAACTTTACCGTTGCACTAATTGCTCGTGTCATCCCAGCCATCTTTCACCCTATTTATTTTTCTGCAGCGTTTACGATAGCTGCTAACACGGTTAAGAAGGAAGAATCTCCAAAAGCTGTTGCTAAGGTACTTATGGGCGTCTCTGCTGGTATGGTACTGGGTGTGCCAATCGCAAGTTTTTTAGCAAGTAGCGTTTCGCTTCAAACAGCTATGTTGTTTTTCGCTATTGTGAATGCTTTAACATTCATGGCTACACTACTACATTTCCCTTCCATGCCTGTTAAAGAAAGTCTTTCTTACGGTGCACAAGTGAGTGTATTACGCAAAAAAATCACGTGGCTTTCTATAGGAACTGTTGTTTTAATCAATTCAGCCATATTTGGCGTATATAGTTACCTTGCCGAGTATCTAAAAACGGTTACGGAGCTGTCTCCTACTATTATTAGTTTAATATTAGTGGTATTTGGCTTATCAAACATTATAGGAAATATTGTGGCAGGAAAATTACTGACAAAAGATGTGATCAAGCCTGTTGTTTCTTACCCATTCTTATTAGGAATCGTTTATATTATTCTTTTCTTAACAGGACAATTCACTGTACCCATGGTTATCATTACATTAGTTTGGGGAATATTCGCTGGTATCGGGAATAACATTAATCAGTATTGGATTACATCTGCAGCTCCAGAAGCTCCGGATTTTGCTAATGGATTATTTGTAACATCCGCTAATATAGGAACCACAGTTGGTACAGCTGTAGGTGGAGTGTTTATTTCACAATTAGGTACCCAATACGTTATATTAGTGGGAATTCTATCGTTAATCCTAAGCTTAATAACTATCTTTCTAAGAGTCTACAGATTCGCACCTGTACAAAAACTCTCTAAATGA
- a CDS encoding SDR family oxidoreductase, whose amino-acid sequence MTIENKVVVITGASSGIGEATAKLLAEKGAKVVLGARREERLVTLAEEIKSNGGQVAYRVTDVVDPEDSKHLVQLAKDTFGGVDVIFLNAGLMPNSPLSELKTDEWNSMVDVNIKGVLNGIAAVLPTFTSQKSGHIITTSSVAGLKAYPGGAVYGATKWAVRDLMEVLRMESAQEGTNIRTATIYPAAINTELLDTITDKNSSEGMTALYEQYGISPDRVANVVVFAIDQPEDTNVNEFTIGPTSQPW is encoded by the coding sequence ATGACAATTGAAAACAAAGTAGTTGTAATTACAGGCGCAAGTTCAGGTATTGGTGAAGCTACAGCTAAGCTGTTAGCTGAGAAAGGTGCAAAAGTTGTACTTGGTGCGAGACGTGAAGAGCGTTTAGTAACATTAGCTGAAGAAATCAAATCGAATGGCGGTCAAGTTGCGTATCGCGTCACAGATGTTGTTGATCCAGAGGATAGCAAGCATCTTGTTCAACTAGCTAAAGACACTTTCGGTGGTGTCGATGTAATCTTCTTGAATGCTGGATTAATGCCTAATTCACCACTTTCAGAATTAAAAACGGATGAATGGAACAGTATGGTCGACGTTAATATTAAAGGTGTATTGAATGGTATTGCAGCAGTGTTACCAACATTTACATCGCAAAAATCTGGACATATTATTACTACTTCATCAGTAGCAGGTCTTAAAGCTTATCCAGGCGGAGCAGTTTATGGTGCAACAAAGTGGGCTGTTCGTGATTTGATGGAAGTTTTGCGTATGGAATCTGCCCAAGAAGGTACGAATATCCGCACCGCAACGATTTATCCAGCCGCAATCAACACGGAATTGTTGGATACCATTACGGATAAAAATAGCTCTGAAGGTATGACTGCGTTGTACGAACAATATGGTATTTCACCAGATCGTGTTGCCAATGTTGTTGTATTTGCGATTGATCAGCCGGAAGATACGAACGTAAATGAGTTCACAATTGGACCGACAAGCCAACCTTGGTAA
- a CDS encoding alpha/beta hydrolase: MASTGNYIFELSENVIRKSVSYTNRFGINIAADLYLPKDFDDSKKHAAVIIGSPYGGVKEQGAGIYAQNMAERGFVALTFDPSYNGYSGGEPRHLSSPELFVEDFSAAVDYVGTRPFVDRNQIGAIGMCGSGGFAISAAQVDRRIKAVATVSMYDISRAQSQGFNDTLTEKERNEMLDAIAEQRYAEFEGGQPVLTPRGAPIGFDDNTDPIGREFGDFYSTPRGYHPNSITQFTMTSSMSFMNFPLMTYIKSISPRPILFIIGEQAHSRYFSEDAYEMAAEPKELYVVPNAGHVDLYDKTNLIPFDKLETFFTENLK, encoded by the coding sequence ATGGCATCGACAGGGAACTATATTTTTGAACTAAGCGAGAATGTAATCAGAAAGTCTGTTTCATACACGAACAGATTTGGAATTAACATTGCAGCAGATCTTTACTTACCAAAAGACTTTGATGATTCAAAAAAGCATGCAGCCGTTATTATCGGTTCGCCTTATGGTGGCGTTAAAGAACAAGGTGCTGGTATTTATGCTCAAAACATGGCAGAGCGTGGATTTGTCGCTCTAACATTTGATCCATCGTATAACGGATATAGTGGCGGAGAGCCTAGACACCTTTCTTCACCGGAGTTGTTCGTAGAAGATTTTAGTGCAGCTGTTGATTATGTAGGTACACGTCCATTCGTAGATAGAAATCAAATTGGTGCTATCGGTATGTGTGGAAGCGGCGGTTTTGCAATTAGTGCAGCGCAGGTTGACAGACGAATCAAGGCTGTAGCTACGGTTAGCATGTACGATATCTCTCGTGCGCAATCTCAAGGTTTCAACGATACATTAACTGAAAAAGAGCGTAACGAGATGCTTGATGCAATTGCTGAACAACGTTATGCGGAGTTTGAAGGCGGCCAACCAGTGCTGACCCCAAGAGGAGCACCAATTGGATTTGACGACAATACAGATCCTATCGGTCGTGAGTTTGGTGATTTTTATTCTACACCTCGCGGATATCATCCAAATTCAATTACGCAATTTACTATGACAAGCAGCATGTCATTTATGAACTTCCCTCTTATGACGTATATTAAATCGATTTCGCCAAGACCGATTTTATTCATTATAGGAGAGCAGGCTCACTCACGTTATTTTAGTGAAGATGCGTATGAAATGGCAGCAGAACCTAAAGAACTATACGTTGTTCCAAATGCAGGACACGTTGACTTATACGATAAAACGAACCTTATTCCATTCGATAAGCTGGAGACATTCTTTACCGAGAATTTGAAGTAG
- a CDS encoding TetR/AcrR family transcriptional regulator encodes MVKVDRRIARTQEAIKKAFLELMSEKNFDSITIQDIADRANINRATVYLHYLDKFDLLDKVMEEHITNMSDFCESEAEMDWIESTVHCMEYLESNYLFFSTMLASEGARYFRSRFVQHNIEEFKKDVDITKGKNLGQNEEIVVEFVANAYVGVVEWWLKNEMPYSPREMAEKVGELLERNL; translated from the coding sequence ATGGTGAAAGTAGATAGAAGAATAGCTAGAACCCAAGAAGCGATTAAAAAAGCGTTCCTTGAGTTAATGTCAGAAAAAAATTTCGATAGTATTACAATTCAAGACATTGCTGATCGAGCAAATATCAATCGGGCAACTGTTTATCTTCATTATTTAGATAAATTTGATCTGTTAGATAAGGTTATGGAAGAGCATATTACAAACATGAGTGATTTTTGTGAATCAGAAGCTGAAATGGATTGGATTGAATCAACTGTACACTGCATGGAATATCTTGAAAGCAACTATTTGTTTTTTTCAACGATGTTAGCAAGTGAAGGCGCTCGGTATTTCCGCAGTCGGTTTGTTCAACATAATATCGAAGAGTTTAAAAAAGATGTTGATATAACAAAAGGAAAAAACTTAGGTCAAAATGAAGAGATAGTGGTTGAATTTGTTGCTAATGCGTACGTCGGCGTAGTGGAGTGGTGGCTCAAAAATGAGATGCCATATTCACCAAGAGAAATGGCAGAAAAAGTAGGGGAGCTTTTAGAAAGAAACTTATAA
- a CDS encoding stress protein: MRKAKQAVVASAVGLAVLATPLALPNLGGSAGSAEAAEVGGDVTVDPVAIGQAIADAAKTADNRSGFVKGAMEKAFFESGQQYNVMVMNLSQGYNSDQLQGVQYFDTVDYDGITYGVWVFEEGTFINEGDGGYDNWAFRGWFERTGDDEKTVDFHRP, translated from the coding sequence ATGAGAAAAGCGAAACAAGCTGTTGTAGCTTCTGCTGTAGGTTTAGCTGTGTTAGCGACGCCATTAGCTCTACCGAATTTAGGAGGTTCTGCAGGCTCCGCAGAAGCTGCAGAAGTTGGAGGAGACGTAACAGTTGATCCCGTAGCCATAGGACAAGCGATTGCAGATGCGGCTAAAACAGCCGACAATCGAAGTGGGTTCGTTAAGGGAGCAATGGAAAAAGCATTCTTTGAATCAGGTCAACAATATAATGTAATGGTTATGAATTTGAGCCAAGGGTATAATTCAGATCAATTACAAGGTGTTCAATATTTTGATACCGTAGATTATGATGGTATTACGTATGGTGTCTGGGTATTTGAAGAAGGAACATTTATTAATGAAGGCGATGGAGGTTATGATAACTGGGCTTTCAGAGGATGGTTTGAACGAACAGGAGATGACGAAAAAACAGTCGATTTTCATAGACCTTAA
- a CDS encoding winged helix-turn-helix transcriptional regulator gives MSDFKSDQYGPCTLTVKHACPIELTMHIMGGKWKGIILSLLSKSPMYYNAMRREIPGITQRILTLQLRDMEKNGLIEREETNDNPKRVLYYLTDLGESFIPILKSLEKWGNAYISQQEEELKKS, from the coding sequence ATGTCAGACTTTAAAAGTGATCAATACGGTCCTTGTACGTTAACTGTAAAACATGCTTGTCCAATTGAGTTAACGATGCATATTATGGGTGGTAAATGGAAAGGTATTATTTTATCTTTGTTATCAAAATCACCCATGTATTATAATGCAATGCGCCGTGAAATACCGGGTATTACCCAGCGCATCCTTACACTGCAGCTTAGGGATATGGAAAAAAACGGATTGATTGAAAGGGAAGAAACAAACGATAACCCTAAAAGGGTTTTATATTATTTAACAGATCTTGGAGAAAGTTTTATTCCAATACTAAAATCTTTAGAGAAGTGGGGCAATGCTTATATAAGTCAGCAGGAAGAAGAATTAAAAAAATCTTAA
- a CDS encoding MBL fold metallo-hydrolase has translation MEFVQISRHIYKLTYKTIVGIPVKINTWYVLDGENVYIIDTGMEDYAHIQLSIAKSLGIPKRILLTHGHLDHINGAKYLKDNLNVPIYAHEIETPFINGEKPYPNKAEKETTGVEHQVESLSDNIIKTLPLDVYLTPGHTPGHVIYHHKDDNVLLTGDLFFSNAESLHPPIRKFTVDMGENVNSGRIIDEIKPSIISSSHGEDVKYNCDLYPIYKFIYE, from the coding sequence TTGGAATTTGTCCAAATCTCTAGACATATTTACAAACTTACTTACAAAACCATTGTGGGAATTCCAGTCAAAATCAATACATGGTACGTGCTAGATGGTGAGAATGTTTATATCATTGATACTGGGATGGAAGACTATGCACATATTCAGTTAAGCATAGCAAAATCTTTAGGTATCCCCAAACGTATCTTACTGACACATGGCCATTTGGATCACATTAATGGTGCCAAGTATTTAAAAGATAATTTAAATGTTCCTATTTATGCGCACGAAATTGAAACGCCGTTTATCAATGGTGAAAAGCCATATCCAAACAAGGCAGAAAAGGAAACAACAGGCGTGGAACATCAAGTTGAAAGTTTAAGTGATAACATCATTAAAACTTTACCTTTAGATGTATATTTAACACCCGGTCATACACCAGGGCATGTGATATACCACCATAAAGATGACAATGTGCTGCTAACGGGAGACTTATTCTTTTCTAATGCTGAATCCTTACATCCACCGATTCGAAAATTCACAGTTGATATGGGCGAAAATGTTAATAGTGGGCGAATTATAGATGAAATTAAACCGTCTATTATTTCTTCATCACATGGCGAAGATGTCAAATACAACTGTGATTTATATCCTATTTATAAATTTATATATGAATAA
- a CDS encoding carbon-nitrogen family hydrolase — protein sequence MKIQLFQMEIIEGEVKQNENRIESLFEEKLDIDTEIVVIPEMWNTGYDLKNVAEKADIDLKRAFPFIQRLAIKHQVNIIAGSVSNKKNENIYNTAFAVSKTGKLLYQKDKIHLVPMLDEHHYLTGGDEVPDVFELNDIKASQIICYDLRFPEITRYPTSQGAKVIFYVAQWTAKNINHWRTLLRARAIENCVYVIACNSVGNVNNKNHVGNTYAGHSMVIDPNGNIVEEGADQEEIITSEIHIQKVTEQQKYIPIFESLRPDVYKYAE from the coding sequence ATGAAAATACAATTATTTCAAATGGAGATTATAGAAGGAGAAGTTAAGCAAAACGAAAACCGCATTGAGTCCTTATTTGAAGAAAAGCTGGATATAGATACTGAGATTGTAGTGATACCTGAAATGTGGAATACAGGTTATGATTTAAAAAATGTAGCAGAAAAAGCAGATATTGATTTAAAGAGAGCTTTTCCTTTTATTCAACGTTTAGCAATCAAACATCAAGTGAATATCATTGCAGGTTCAGTTTCAAATAAAAAAAATGAAAATATTTATAATACAGCCTTTGCTGTATCAAAAACGGGTAAGCTGCTCTATCAAAAAGATAAGATACATCTCGTGCCGATGTTGGATGAACATCATTATTTAACAGGTGGAGATGAAGTCCCAGATGTCTTTGAGCTTAACGATATCAAAGCCAGTCAAATTATATGCTACGATTTACGTTTTCCAGAAATCACACGCTACCCAACGTCTCAAGGTGCAAAAGTCATATTCTACGTTGCACAATGGACTGCCAAAAATATAAACCATTGGAGAACACTACTAAGGGCAAGAGCTATAGAAAATTGTGTCTATGTCATTGCATGTAACAGTGTAGGAAATGTAAATAATAAAAATCATGTCGGCAACACATACGCGGGGCATTCAATGGTCATTGATCCAAATGGAAACATTGTAGAAGAGGGGGCAGATCAAGAAGAGATTATAACATCTGAAATCCATATACAAAAAGTTACAGAACAACAAAAATACATTCCAATATTTGAAAGCCTGAGACCGGATGTTTATAAGTATGCGGAATAG
- the speG gene encoding spermidine N1-acetyltransferase: MNKELKLRPLEREDLKFVHELNNDANIMSYWFEEPYEAFVELQDLYDKHIHDQGERRFILEKDGDMLGLVELVEIDYIHRRAEFQIIIDPTYQGHGYAMVATNLAMNYAFSVLNMHKLYLIVDKENEKAIHIYKKVGFSIEGELKDEFFVDGSYHNAIRMCMFQKEYLQTKNKN; encoded by the coding sequence ATGAATAAGGAACTTAAGTTACGTCCTTTGGAAAGAGAAGATTTAAAATTTGTCCATGAACTCAATAATGATGCAAACATTATGTCTTATTGGTTTGAAGAGCCTTATGAAGCTTTTGTAGAGCTACAGGACTTATATGATAAACATATTCACGATCAAGGTGAGCGTCGTTTCATACTTGAAAAGGACGGGGATATGCTTGGATTAGTGGAATTAGTCGAAATTGATTATATTCATCGTAGAGCAGAGTTTCAAATTATCATTGACCCTACGTATCAAGGTCATGGTTACGCCATGGTTGCCACAAACCTAGCAATGAATTATGCCTTTTCGGTATTGAATATGCATAAACTTTACTTAATTGTAGACAAGGAAAATGAAAAAGCAATTCATATCTATAAGAAGGTTGGTTTTTCTATTGAAGGCGAGTTAAAAGATGAATTTTTTGTTGATGGAAGCTATCATAACGCTATAAGAATGTGTATGTTTCAAAAAGAATATTTACAAACCAAAAATAAAAACTAA
- a CDS encoding DUF1565 domain-containing protein, whose protein sequence is MKKAVGILLILLCCINQRVEAANQPSAAPIIHHEIYVSPTGDDKNLGTKSKPFRTLRKASEIAQPGTTVYIRGGIYYEQLIISRSGTKQEPIIFRNYKSEKPLISGEKIKSRSTDGGLVSIKNKSYITIQGLNIGHFSTSKKQNTPCGILVEGSGKNLRIINNHIFDIKTAHKNGNAHGIAFYGSKAPRSLQNIEISRNLLENLTLGFSEALTLNGNVKDFMVNANTIRNVDNIGIDVIGFEKVAPIEKYDQAREGLISENHIYNVSSYSNPAYKHEYSAGGIYVDGGKDVIIEHNVSSHNDIGIEIASEHYGKQTSNVQVIRNMIYKNRFTGISIGGYDKKRGGTINTLIEHNILYGNDTMNMDGGQLLMQYHANHNTINNNVMVSVKSNLLLANLHYSNKYNQLNHNVYLNKSRDTANRWIWKGQEIESPTILSPRLF, encoded by the coding sequence ATGAAAAAAGCAGTTGGTATTCTTCTTATTTTACTGTGTTGTATAAACCAAAGGGTTGAGGCAGCTAATCAACCTTCAGCAGCTCCTATAATACATCATGAAATTTATGTTTCTCCTACAGGGGATGACAAAAACCTAGGTACTAAAAGCAAACCTTTTAGAACATTAAGAAAAGCAAGTGAAATAGCTCAGCCCGGAACTACCGTTTACATCAGAGGCGGTATCTATTATGAACAATTAATTATTAGCCGTTCAGGTACTAAACAAGAGCCTATTATCTTCAGGAACTATAAAAGTGAAAAGCCCCTTATTAGTGGAGAAAAAATAAAAAGCCGTTCTACAGATGGAGGGCTAGTTAGCATAAAAAATAAGAGCTACATAACAATTCAAGGTTTGAATATAGGTCATTTTTCTACTTCTAAGAAACAAAATACACCATGTGGTATTTTAGTAGAGGGAAGTGGAAAGAACCTTCGAATTATTAATAATCATATTTTCGATATTAAGACTGCACATAAAAATGGAAACGCTCATGGAATAGCCTTTTATGGATCCAAAGCGCCGCGTTCATTACAAAACATTGAAATATCGCGAAACCTACTTGAAAACCTGACCTTAGGTTTTAGTGAAGCGCTGACTCTAAATGGGAATGTTAAAGATTTTATGGTCAATGCCAATACAATTCGAAACGTTGATAATATTGGGATTGACGTAATTGGCTTTGAAAAAGTAGCTCCTATTGAGAAATATGACCAAGCCCGTGAAGGACTTATTAGTGAAAACCATATTTACAACGTCAGCAGTTATTCAAACCCTGCTTACAAACATGAATACTCCGCTGGCGGAATCTACGTAGACGGAGGAAAAGATGTTATTATCGAGCATAACGTTTCAAGTCATAACGATATAGGAATAGAAATTGCAAGTGAACACTATGGTAAACAAACTAGCAATGTTCAAGTTATACGGAATATGATTTATAAGAATCGGTTTACAGGAATTTCAATTGGAGGCTATGATAAAAAACGTGGAGGAACGATAAATACTCTTATTGAACATAATATTTTATATGGAAATGATACGATGAACATGGATGGTGGTCAATTACTGATGCAATATCATGCAAATCATAACACTATCAACAATAATGTTATGGTTTCAGTAAAATCTAATTTGCTTCTGGCCAATCTTCATTACTCAAATAAATATAATCAACTTAATCATAATGTGTATCTAAATAAAAGTAGAGATACAGCAAATCGATGGATATGGAAGGGGCAAGAAATAGAAAGTCCTACTATCCTATCCCCTAGGCTTTTTTAA